One region of Parambassis ranga chromosome 21, fParRan2.1, whole genome shotgun sequence genomic DNA includes:
- the LOC114426169 gene encoding trace amine-associated receptor 13c-like codes for MENQELCFPELLNASCKKPTLHWADAVLMNMLLSLISLITTALNLLVIISVSHFRKLQTPTNIFLLSLAVTDFLVGLLVMTATIYMRTSCWYFGDIMCSLYSYVHVIILCSSVAIMVLISADRYVAICDPLHYPTRVTERRAKLWVCLCWLCSVLFTTVILKDDLAYPGMFKDCHGVCLAYPNYIGLVFYVVLTFLVPITVIVVLYMRVFVVAVSQARAMRSHVTAVSVTVTAKKSELKAARTLGVLVVVFLMCYCPYYLNIFIGAEVTNPWILPILCYLVYFNSCLNPLIYALFYPWFRKAVKLIVTLQILQPGSCDANIL; via the exons ATGGAGAATCAGGAACTCTGCTTTCCAGAACTCCTCAATGCTTCCTGCAAGAAGCCGACACTTCACTGGGCTGATGCTGTGCTGATGAACATGCTGCTGTCCTTGATCTCTCTGATCACTACAGCTCTCAACCTGCTCGTCATCATCTCAGTCTCACACTTCAG gaAGCTCCaaacacccactaacatcttcctcctctctctggctgtcacaGACTTTCTCGTGGGCCTTCTGGTCATGACAGCAACAATTTACATGAGAACGTCGTGCTGGTATTTTGGTGATATTATGTGTTCTCTGTATAGTTATGTACATGTTATcatcctctgctcttctgtggcAATAATGGTGCTCATTTCGGCTGACCGTTATGTGGCTATCTGTGACCCTCTGCATTATCCCAccagagtcacagagaggagagcaaagctgtgggtctgtttgtgttggctctgttctgttttgttcacTACTGTTATACTAAAGGACGACCTGGCCTATCCAGGCATGTTTAAAGACTGCCACGGAGTGTGTTTGGCTTATCCTAATTACATTGGATTGGTCTTTTACGTTGTTTTAACCTTTCTTGTCCCCATTACTGTCATTGTTGTGCTGTATATGAGAGTGtttgtggtggctgtgtctcaggctcggGCCATGCGCTCTCATGTTACAGCCGTCTCAGTGACTGTAACAGCAaaaaagtctgagctgaaagcagccaggactctgggtgttcttgtggttgtgtttctgatgtgttaCTGCCCGTATTACTTAAATATTTTCATAGGGGCAGAAGTAACCAATCCCTGGATTTTACCTATTCTATGTTATCTGGTCTATTTTAACTCCTGTCTGAACCCTTTGATCTATGCATTGTTCTACCCCTGGTttagaaaagctgttaaactcattgtgactctgcagattctgcagccgGGCTCCTGTGACGCCAACATACTGTAG